A genome region from Bufo gargarizans isolate SCDJY-AF-19 chromosome 2, ASM1485885v1, whole genome shotgun sequence includes the following:
- the LOC122927125 gene encoding C3a anaphylatoxin chemotactic receptor-like, whose product MTITFTLYSIIFVLGTIGNGLVIWIAGFRMKKTISAVWFLNLAIADFLCCASLPLRIAEWSYFFSNYVEHTEDFCIANIILFNLNVSASVLLLTAMSIDRCVSVLWPFWTKVHRTHRLVRISAAIIWVLSLLLTGIVYYLYRVLLKDYYEWCIFSLIIQHNLLNKKQTIQLIRLLIMFVIPFLIILISYVIVFLKIRKSKTSQRSQRPYRIITAVILGFFICWLPYYIWPLTPTYDEPSYDIQFYVVNTIVTNLACLNSCINPIIYIFMGQNFKICFFRSIPARLQRAFSEHPNDLQEDHEHAVTTEV is encoded by the coding sequence ATGACGATAACATTTACCTTATACAGCATCATTTTTGTTCTTGGGACTATCGGTAATGGATTAGTCATCTGGATTGCTGGATTCAGGATGAAGAAGACAATCAGCGCTGTGTGGTTCCTCAACCTGGCCATTGCGGACTTCCTCTGCTGTGCTTCTCTTCCTCTGCGCATTGCAGAGTGGTCTTACTTTTTCTCAAACTATGTTGAACACACAGAGGATTTTTGCATAGCAAATATTATTCTGTTCAATCTTAATGTGAGCGCCAGTGTTCTTCTCTTGACGGCCATGAGTATTGACCGCTGTGTATCCGTCCTGTGGCCATTTTGGACTAAAGTTCACAGAACACATAGGCTAGTGAGAATCAGTGCAGCAATTATTTGGGTGCTGAGTTTGCTCCTGACTGGTATAGTGTATTACTTATATAGAGTTCTTCTTAAAGATTATTATGAATGGTGTATATTCTCTTTGATTATCCAGCACAATCtccttaacaaaaaacaaacaattcaACTGATCAGGTTACTTATAATGTTTGTGATCCCGTTTCTCATCATCTTGATCAGCTATGTTATTGTTTTCCTCAAAATTAGAAAATCTAAGACATCCCAGAGATCTCAGAGGCCCTACAGGATCATCACCGCTGTTATATTGGGTTTCTTTATCTGCTGGCTTCCATATTACATCTGGCCACTAACACCTACTTATGATGAACCTTCATATGATATTCAATTCTATGTAGTAAATACTATTGTTACTAACCTGGCTTGTCTTAACAGTTGCATCAAtccaatcatttatatttttatgggCCAAAATTTTAAAATCTGCTTCTTCAGATCTATCCCGGCCAGGCTACAAAGAGCTTTTAGTGAACATCCTAATGACCTACAAGAGGATCATGAACATGCTGTCACTACTGAAGTTTAA